The Labilibaculum sp. sequence AACAGATTAAAATGGGTCGCTTCGATATTCTGTGGGAGCTCACCCAAACGAATCACAGCGGAACCACCATTACCAAACACAACACAAAGGCATTGGCAGCCAATTATCTGAATCGGATCAATCTTCTCTTCTACAATTATTGCCAGAAAACCGACAAAATGGTAGACCTTCCCAATTTAAAGGGCAGCGTTCCGTTTTACCTGGCACTCTCTGATGAAAAATTTATCAACAAACTGGACTTCACCTGCAGGTTTGGTGACAATTTGGGCGATCAACTGACAGAAACAGCTGTGAGTGCAGAGGAACTGGCAGACCTTAAGGTACTGCGTTCGAGCTATATCGATCTGGCCCCAAGACCCAGAGAAGTACTGAGCAGTACAAAAATTGCGAATCGGGAACTCAAAGAAGTGGCTGCTGAGATTCTCAACATCAACAAAAACAGACTGGACAATGTGATGCAATCCCTCTTTGCAGGTTCCGATCCCGAATTTTATCAAACTTACCTGGAAGCCACAAGTGTTGAAAAAACAGGCTGCCGGAAAACAGCCGTTTCCGGAAGCATTATCGATAAAGACAGCAAACTGCCGGTTCCTCAGGCACACATCCTGATTCCTGAAGCGGGAATTGACCACATGGGCACCAGTAAAAAAGGGGGGTTCCGAATCAAAACCCTAAATCCCGGTACCTATCAGGTTCAGATTAAAGCCGTAACCTACAAAACCATCAGCTTGGAACTGGTGCACCGTTACGGTGAAACAAACGTGCTGGAGGTGGAAATGGAAACCGAGAACGGTCAATGGGTAAACGAGTAATAATCTGCAAATGAAGGGAGCTGCGAACGGCAGGCATTTCTGTAACTCCCTTCAAAACTCAAAGAGGATGTTCGAAAAGTAATTATTTCGTACTAAAATGAAATTCAGCTTTACGCCTTAGCCTAAAGGGAGACTGAATTTCAACGACTTTTCTTTAGGGAACTTAAGGGTGAAAGTCGTTGCATAGTATCAGATTCTACTATTTGGACAGCCTCTATTTTAAAAAACCCTGACTGCGAATATCTTTGTGAATCTGAACAATATTATCTGGTATATCCGCAGCTATCAGCCAATTGATATCTAAACCGTTCTGAATGGCAAGTTTCATTAGAAAATCATTTTCGGCGATCAGATTGCCCAGGTTCTGTAAGTCGTTTTTTATTTCTACAAAATAATCTTCATGCAGTTTCTTGATTAAGACCAATATTTTAAAACTTCTCGAAATAATATATAAGCAACACTTATAGGCTTTTGAATAAGATTCGGCTGCTATTTTCCGACTGTTGGATTGTAAAATACCATTCAGCATTAATAGGTTTAAGCTCACCTCACCAAAATGATCTCTGGTAATTCTAACATGCTCACATATCTCTCCACTCAAATACCGCATATCCATGTGTAAATAGCCGGGACTGTAATACCCATTGCTTATTTTATCAATTTCCTGTATCACATGGGTTTCCATTTCCTGCCTTCTGCTTTCAATCGATTTATTGCCTACCAACTCAAAATACAAACGATTAACAAGATTCAAATCCTTTTTCAGCAAACGAAATAGTAATTTGTCTTTTTCGCTTGAAGGTAAATTAGAAATGGCTTCCTTAAATTCTTTATCCAACTGCATCTGATTACAATTTGTTTTTTAGTTAACCAATTACTTACAGCACGCTGAACAGCTACTCATTTCCTGAAACAGGTACTGCTTTTGGTCATTCAAATTTAGCTAAAAACTGAATGTAAAACGAATCGTTTTAACACAGATTGTCACAGTGGGAAGCGCAACAACCGGTCTACCTGCTGACTCCTGAATCTCCTTCTGTTTTTTTGTTTTGCTGTAATTTCAGCAATCCCCGAACTGAAGCTTCGGGGCAAAACATGAGGTTAGTCTGTATTTTTTTGACCTTTTCAATTTCTTCTTTCTCCTCAAGCCGGAGGGGCTCTTACCTTTTTCCGATGAAAAAGTAAACTGCCGAACGAAGTGAGACCATGAACACCTTTTGAAAATTATTCCGTGAATAAAAAATCTTCGGGTTGCGTCCTCAACCACCCATTAAAGCTCAAATGCTAAATAAAAAGAACTCGCTTCGCTCATACAGATTTTTATTTTTTAACGCATTCTTCACTAAATGGGGCCCGGTCTCCGGCTATATTCCGAATCCTCCTTATTTGACTCTCATCCATTTCGATTTAACATTAGTGCTTTCAGATCCCTCGCTTTACTCGCAATGACAGCATTGAATTGGCATAGCGATCCCGAGACTTCGGGAACTGTGGCAATCTGTTGCAAATTGAGCCTCATTAAATTATTCATTTGCTGTA is a genomic window containing:
- a CDS encoding carboxypeptidase-like regulatory domain-containing protein → MQKSLESQKEMHRTFYDFIVLNQAKLDAIPVVKEIVDLQQIKMGRFDILWELTQTNHSGTTITKHNTKALAANYLNRINLLFYNYCQKTDKMVDLPNLKGSVPFYLALSDEKFINKLDFTCRFGDNLGDQLTETAVSAEELADLKVLRSSYIDLAPRPREVLSSTKIANRELKEVAAEILNINKNRLDNVMQSLFAGSDPEFYQTYLEATSVEKTGCRKTAVSGSIIDKDSKLPVPQAHILIPEAGIDHMGTSKKGGFRIKTLNPGTYQVQIKAVTYKTISLELVHRYGETNVLEVEMETENGQWVNE